From a region of the Rhodococcus sp. 4CII genome:
- a CDS encoding LuxR C-terminal-related transcriptional regulator, which produces MSKARTRSGNVPSTATSFVGRRQQRKEIRDRLASGRLVSLIGPGGVGKTRLALHVADEMNHLFENGVYFVELASVSDGGDVPAAVVHALGIADQSNRDATAKLIEYLRDREILLILDNCEHVLPGSVALISDILRYAPSIRILATTRTSLTVTEEFLYPVPPLTVPDDAAPVTVESLSQFESIRLLQERAEAASPGFVLDEHNAAAAARLCIQLEGIPLAIELAVARMRILSLDQILERLTDRFGLLTSGSRSAAPRQQTLRSLVDWSFALCTEPERHLWARLSVFAGSFDLTSAEGVCGDAYAHGGHPATTTLDLLSSLVNQSIVGVEDQESSMRFRMLETIRAYGAEILALTGDSDRFRSRHRQYFLDVVQELERSWCGPDQAASAKWMRVERENLRAALDTAAAGDNYQLELIAGLRYRWYADGYIAEGRRWSDESLDAPDGDRTPTPARAKALWVAARVCLLQGDHEVAARRLDECEAVAAQLHLADAAAHCVGLRGLAAQLRGDLAEAESRFEVALRELADVGETAEWLMASFEYAVVLSLGGRSAEALAVSTSALSVCRHRGERWARSYLKWSQGLDHWLQGDFTAAHATAIDALRDHRVFDPSLGTALMTELLAWIAGSTGQFERAAQLIGASRSLWRRTGTELVAFGPKLTGYHSACRGQLEQAMAPRALSTALQAGAKRSPTGIIAYALAEQVADSIPEGEPPVLTSRQQEIAALISKGLTSPQIAAALVISARTVESHIENIMTRLGFASRSQIASWYIGQSR; this is translated from the coding sequence GTGTCGAAAGCGAGAACTCGCAGCGGCAACGTCCCGTCCACCGCAACCAGCTTCGTCGGCCGGCGTCAGCAGCGTAAGGAGATCCGCGACCGTCTGGCGAGCGGACGACTGGTGAGCTTGATCGGGCCCGGCGGAGTGGGCAAGACCCGATTGGCATTGCACGTCGCCGACGAGATGAACCACCTTTTCGAGAACGGCGTATATTTCGTCGAATTGGCGTCCGTCTCGGACGGAGGCGACGTACCGGCCGCTGTTGTTCACGCGCTGGGAATTGCGGATCAGTCGAATCGTGACGCCACCGCGAAGCTGATCGAATATCTTCGTGATCGCGAGATCCTGCTCATTCTCGACAATTGTGAACACGTACTCCCCGGGTCCGTGGCATTGATCAGCGACATTCTGCGATATGCCCCCTCGATTCGAATTCTGGCCACTACCCGCACGTCGCTGACGGTGACCGAAGAATTCCTTTATCCAGTACCTCCACTCACCGTCCCCGATGACGCGGCGCCGGTCACCGTCGAATCCCTGTCGCAGTTCGAGTCGATCCGACTACTCCAGGAGCGTGCAGAGGCCGCCTCCCCCGGTTTCGTCCTCGACGAGCACAATGCTGCCGCAGCGGCGCGTTTGTGCATTCAACTGGAGGGAATTCCGCTCGCAATCGAACTCGCGGTCGCCCGCATGCGCATTCTGTCGCTCGACCAGATTCTGGAACGACTGACGGACCGATTCGGGCTGCTCACCAGCGGAAGTCGATCGGCCGCACCGCGCCAGCAGACCCTCCGATCGCTCGTCGATTGGAGTTTTGCACTCTGCACGGAACCCGAACGTCATCTGTGGGCACGCCTGTCCGTTTTCGCCGGCAGTTTCGACCTGACATCGGCGGAAGGCGTGTGCGGCGACGCATACGCCCACGGCGGCCACCCGGCGACGACCACGCTCGACCTCTTGAGTTCCCTGGTGAACCAGTCCATCGTCGGGGTCGAGGACCAAGAATCGTCGATGCGCTTCCGGATGCTGGAAACCATCCGGGCCTACGGTGCAGAGATACTCGCGCTGACGGGAGACTCCGACAGATTCCGCAGCCGTCACCGTCAGTATTTTCTCGACGTGGTCCAAGAACTGGAACGTTCCTGGTGCGGGCCCGACCAAGCGGCCTCGGCCAAGTGGATGCGCGTCGAGCGGGAAAATCTTCGAGCCGCGTTGGACACTGCCGCCGCGGGCGACAACTATCAACTGGAATTGATCGCCGGACTGCGATACCGCTGGTACGCAGACGGATACATAGCCGAGGGTCGCCGGTGGTCGGACGAATCGCTCGACGCACCCGACGGCGATCGGACGCCCACGCCGGCCCGGGCGAAAGCGCTGTGGGTCGCTGCCAGGGTGTGCCTTCTCCAAGGCGACCACGAGGTGGCAGCACGGCGCCTCGACGAGTGTGAAGCAGTGGCGGCACAGCTTCACCTCGCTGACGCGGCGGCCCACTGCGTCGGTCTGCGGGGACTCGCCGCACAGCTTCGCGGCGACCTTGCCGAGGCCGAGAGTCGATTCGAGGTCGCGCTGCGCGAGTTGGCCGACGTCGGTGAGACCGCCGAATGGCTGATGGCGTCCTTCGAGTACGCCGTCGTGCTCTCCCTCGGCGGCCGGAGCGCGGAAGCACTGGCCGTCAGCACGTCGGCCTTGTCTGTGTGCCGGCATCGCGGTGAACGATGGGCGCGTTCCTACCTGAAGTGGAGCCAAGGGCTCGACCACTGGCTGCAAGGCGACTTCACCGCAGCGCATGCAACCGCGATCGATGCGCTGCGTGATCACCGGGTCTTCGATCCGTCCCTGGGCACCGCCTTGATGACCGAACTTCTCGCCTGGATAGCGGGATCAACCGGTCAGTTCGAGCGCGCGGCACAGTTGATCGGGGCGTCCCGGAGCCTGTGGCGACGCACGGGTACGGAATTGGTGGCGTTCGGGCCGAAACTCACCGGCTATCACTCCGCCTGTCGCGGTCAGCTCGAGCAGGCGATGGCGCCCCGGGCGCTGTCGACAGCGTTGCAGGCGGGAGCAAAGCGATCCCCGACCGGCATCATCGCCTACGCACTGGCGGAACAGGTCGCCGATTCGATTCCCGAGGGCGAACCACCCGTGCTCACCAGCCGGCAACAAGAGATCGCGGCCTTGATATCGAAAGGGCTGACCAGCCCGCAGATCGCGGCGGCTCTGGTGATCTCCGCACGCACCGTGGAGAGCCACATCGAGAACATCATGACGCGCCTCGGGTTCGCCTCGCGCAGCCAGATCGCCTCCTGGTACATCGGACAGTCCCGCTGA
- a CDS encoding helix-turn-helix transcriptional regulator, translated as MIQDRHGLVAWRSVNREVDYIARELFRHPVERRVSRGWHAAPRLGRGAPCSIRRQLSARAHAADRVQSHCSSQGFRVASRPLHIVRINWGADVAVHSEHPGAVGINIPLHGERETRIRGRLVVSTRGFATVNPADTPADITRWPRACTIVGVKIDRDFAQRELWRVTGRADAVIPDQIDLRRPAAAAPAGGFRLYLGKTPRECLTEIRLAGVRAELASGSARSVTDVALKWGFTHFGRFAAAFRQRYGVSPSSLLH; from the coding sequence GTGATACAAGATAGGCACGGACTCGTCGCGTGGCGATCCGTTAACCGCGAGGTCGATTACATTGCGCGAGAGCTTTTCCGGCACCCTGTCGAGCGGCGAGTATCCCGGGGGTGGCATGCGGCACCCCGATTGGGACGCGGTGCCCCATGCAGTATTCGACGCCAACTTTCCGCACGAGCTCATGCCGCTGACCGCGTCCAGTCCCACTGCAGCTCCCAGGGTTTCCGCGTTGCATCTCGGCCCCTGCACATCGTCCGAATCAATTGGGGCGCTGATGTTGCCGTTCACAGCGAGCATCCCGGCGCCGTCGGCATCAACATCCCGCTTCATGGCGAGCGCGAGACCCGGATCAGGGGGCGGCTCGTCGTGTCCACCCGAGGCTTCGCCACGGTCAACCCCGCTGACACCCCGGCCGACATCACGCGGTGGCCTCGCGCCTGCACGATCGTCGGCGTCAAGATCGATCGGGATTTCGCCCAACGCGAGTTGTGGCGCGTGACTGGCCGGGCCGACGCGGTGATCCCGGATCAGATCGATTTGCGCAGGCCCGCCGCTGCGGCGCCTGCAGGGGGCTTCCGCCTCTACCTCGGCAAGACTCCCCGCGAATGCCTGACCGAGATCCGTCTCGCCGGCGTCCGGGCCGAACTCGCCTCGGGCTCGGCTCGTTCGGTGACCGACGTTGCGCTGAAATGGGGGTTCACTCATTTCGGCCGGTTCGCCGCCGCCTTTCGGCAGCGCTACGGAGTGTCACCGTCTTCTCTTCTGCATTGA
- a CDS encoding PLP-dependent aminotransferase family protein, with translation MSADTTDTEPPPASTAGLDLHLERPTGRVRDSVMDALRDAIRSGRLPPGTRLPSSRAFAADLGIARNTVARAYSELVEEGWLTSQHGSGTTVSRRAARALPADGFRVRRPPARRPDHDLRPGRPDLSSFPRGQWSRAVDQALRTVPFEAFGYADPHGRPELRLALAEYLARARGVVCRPDNIVVCCGAAEGLTLLARALAGAGVVSLAVESYGLPAHRDALRTAGLRCPPLDVDAGGADVAALDELHEVGGVLLTPSHQFPIGVPLRPDRRAAVVDWARRTGGVIIEDDYDGEFRYDRSPVGALQGVDPERVVYVGTASKSLAPGLRLGWLVLPDRLVETVAREKGETETTCGFVDQLAMAEFIRTGAYDRHIRAMRAQYRRRREQLVDAVGRSSPATRVTGLPAGLHVLLHLAGGSESAAAREPGWRNLAVEGLALYRHPDVDVDVDRDGLVVGFAAPAQSAWPAAVEALARQLR, from the coding sequence GTGTCCGCCGACACCACGGACACCGAGCCACCACCGGCCTCGACGGCCGGGTTGGATCTGCACCTCGAGCGGCCTACCGGCCGAGTCCGCGACAGCGTGATGGACGCTCTACGTGACGCCATCCGTTCGGGCCGGTTGCCGCCGGGCACTCGACTGCCGTCGAGCCGCGCGTTCGCCGCGGACCTGGGCATCGCGCGGAACACGGTAGCGCGGGCGTACTCGGAACTCGTCGAGGAAGGTTGGCTGACCTCGCAACACGGCTCGGGTACCACCGTGTCCCGCCGCGCCGCTCGAGCCCTTCCGGCCGACGGGTTTCGCGTGCGGAGGCCGCCGGCGCGCCGCCCCGACCACGACCTTCGACCGGGCAGGCCCGACCTGTCCTCGTTCCCGCGCGGGCAGTGGAGTCGCGCCGTCGACCAGGCGCTCCGCACGGTCCCGTTCGAGGCGTTCGGTTATGCGGACCCGCACGGCCGTCCCGAACTGCGCCTGGCGCTTGCCGAGTACCTCGCGCGTGCTCGCGGGGTCGTGTGCAGGCCCGACAACATCGTGGTCTGCTGCGGTGCCGCCGAGGGGCTCACCCTGTTGGCCCGCGCGCTGGCCGGTGCGGGGGTGGTCTCCCTGGCGGTCGAGTCCTATGGGTTGCCGGCGCACCGCGACGCGCTGCGCACAGCCGGGTTGCGCTGTCCACCGCTGGACGTCGACGCCGGTGGCGCCGACGTCGCCGCGCTCGACGAGCTGCACGAGGTGGGCGGTGTGCTGCTCACGCCGTCACACCAGTTCCCCATCGGCGTACCGCTGCGCCCCGACCGGCGCGCGGCTGTCGTCGACTGGGCACGCAGAACCGGCGGCGTGATCATCGAGGACGACTACGACGGAGAATTCCGCTACGACCGCAGCCCTGTCGGCGCGCTTCAGGGTGTCGACCCCGAGCGGGTGGTGTACGTGGGCACCGCGAGCAAGTCCCTTGCCCCGGGTCTGCGGCTCGGCTGGCTGGTCCTTCCGGACCGGCTCGTCGAGACGGTGGCCCGCGAGAAGGGCGAGACCGAGACCACGTGCGGCTTCGTCGACCAGCTGGCGATGGCCGAGTTCATCCGAACCGGCGCTTACGACAGGCACATTCGCGCGATGCGCGCGCAGTACCGCCGCCGGCGGGAGCAACTCGTCGACGCGGTCGGCCGGTCGTCCCCTGCCACTCGCGTGACCGGCCTGCCTGCAGGCCTGCACGTCCTGCTGCACCTGGCCGGCGGCAGCGAGAGTGCCGCCGCTCGAGAACCGGGGTGGCGGAATCTTGCTGTCGAGGGCCTCGCCCTCTACCGCCATCCCGACGTCGACGTCGACGTCGACCGTGACGGTCTGGTCGTCGGCTTCGCCGCGCCGGCGCAGAGCGCATGGCCTGCAGCCGTGGAGGCATTGGCCCGGCAACTTCGGTGA
- a CDS encoding NADP-dependent oxidoreductase: MQAVLASDHDSGVNGLSVADVPYPHAAENDVIVRVHAASFTPGELDWPGTWSDRAGRDRAPSIPGHEVSGIVAELGYGTTGLTIGQRVFGVTDWTRNGTLAEYVAVEARNLAPLSGGVDHAVAAALPISGLTAWQALFDHARLAAGQTVLIHGAAGAVGSMAVQLALEAGARVIGTGRARHGDTVLGLGAHAFVDLDRHRLEDLDEVDVVLDVLGGETLDRSAKLVRSGGVLVTIAEPLRVIPEQGRAIFFVVEPDRECLVRIERRIRDGRLRPPAVSVRPLADAVGAFDSRHRAGKPVIVMPSYRPDDATSLPDIGQPQ, translated from the coding sequence ATGCAAGCGGTCCTCGCGTCCGACCACGATTCCGGTGTCAATGGACTGTCGGTGGCGGACGTTCCGTACCCTCATGCGGCCGAGAACGACGTCATCGTCCGCGTGCACGCCGCGAGCTTCACGCCCGGTGAGCTCGACTGGCCCGGCACCTGGTCCGACCGTGCGGGACGCGACCGGGCACCATCCATTCCCGGTCACGAAGTCTCCGGAATCGTCGCTGAATTAGGTTATGGAACAACCGGTTTGACAATCGGCCAGCGCGTGTTCGGGGTCACCGACTGGACTCGCAACGGTACACTCGCCGAGTACGTCGCGGTCGAGGCCCGAAACCTGGCGCCGCTGTCGGGCGGCGTCGACCACGCCGTGGCTGCCGCCCTGCCGATCTCCGGGCTCACCGCGTGGCAGGCGCTGTTCGATCACGCGCGACTCGCCGCAGGGCAGACCGTACTGATCCACGGTGCGGCCGGCGCGGTCGGTTCGATGGCCGTGCAACTGGCGCTCGAGGCGGGCGCCCGGGTCATCGGCACCGGTCGTGCCCGGCACGGTGACACCGTTCTCGGTCTCGGCGCGCACGCCTTCGTCGATCTGGATCGTCACCGGCTCGAAGACCTCGACGAGGTCGACGTGGTACTCGATGTCCTCGGCGGCGAAACACTGGACCGTTCAGCAAAACTGGTGCGCTCCGGTGGTGTCCTCGTTACCATCGCGGAGCCCCTTCGGGTGATTCCCGAGCAGGGGCGGGCGATATTCTTCGTCGTCGAACCGGATCGTGAGTGCCTGGTCCGCATCGAGCGCCGGATCCGTGACGGTCGCCTGCGTCCGCCAGCGGTCAGCGTGCGGCCTCTCGCTGACGCTGTCGGTGCCTTCGATTCCCGGCACCGTGCGGGCAAGCCGGTCATCGTCATGCCGAGTTACCGGCCCGATGATGCAACGTCATTGCCGGACATCGGACAACCCCAGTGA
- a CDS encoding MFS transporter, translating to MTALDGRRVPFDSTDPNSTGRVAVIVLFSAVVAMLLLMAPAAASQLQLQLALSPSQTGDLFAAELGAMSIASIPALWWIKKYNLRTMSTIFGTIFIVGNICSAYIGEYGTLVAVRFLTSLAGGSLMVLCMALAAQTRDRNRVYGLWLMGQLCFGAIGLAVLPKFFDTFGIGIVYWVLAILMIVVLPLVRFLPQRNIFAGRPADEDAVPTANYALRATLGLIALLAFYVSLSGIWTFLGSIAGASMIDNDTSSSILSIATVFGIAGSVGATVLGARPNTRINLLVGYLAMTLSVALLAGTPGVLRFTAAALLFKFTWTFILPYLMSTLSGLDRSGQLVNLANLAIGGGFALGPLMGGRLVESAGGCGTLVAVSVAGLLLSLVLILVAQPRRTAVPSSPVAVSHLAE from the coding sequence GTGACAGCTCTCGACGGCCGACGCGTCCCATTCGACAGCACCGACCCCAACTCCACAGGACGCGTAGCCGTCATCGTCCTGTTCTCGGCGGTCGTCGCCATGCTCCTTCTCATGGCACCTGCCGCGGCAAGCCAACTGCAACTGCAGCTCGCACTGAGTCCCTCGCAGACGGGTGATCTGTTCGCTGCCGAGCTCGGTGCGATGAGTATCGCGTCGATTCCTGCACTGTGGTGGATCAAGAAGTACAACCTGCGCACGATGTCGACGATCTTCGGGACGATCTTCATCGTCGGTAATATCTGTTCGGCCTACATCGGCGAATACGGGACTCTGGTCGCGGTCCGATTCCTCACGTCCCTCGCGGGCGGATCGCTGATGGTCCTGTGCATGGCGCTCGCAGCCCAGACCAGGGACCGCAACCGTGTCTACGGCCTGTGGCTGATGGGGCAACTCTGCTTCGGTGCGATCGGGCTGGCCGTACTCCCGAAGTTCTTCGACACCTTCGGGATCGGCATCGTGTACTGGGTTCTCGCCATTCTCATGATAGTCGTCCTCCCGCTCGTCCGGTTCCTGCCGCAACGCAACATCTTCGCGGGCCGCCCCGCGGACGAAGACGCGGTCCCCACAGCGAACTACGCCCTCCGCGCGACCCTGGGCCTGATCGCGCTGCTCGCCTTCTACGTCAGCCTCAGCGGCATCTGGACGTTCCTCGGGAGCATCGCGGGCGCATCGATGATCGACAACGACACCTCGAGCTCGATCCTGTCGATCGCCACCGTGTTCGGCATCGCAGGCTCGGTCGGGGCGACCGTTCTGGGTGCACGGCCGAACACCCGGATCAATCTCCTCGTCGGTTACCTCGCGATGACCCTGTCGGTCGCTCTGCTGGCGGGAACGCCCGGAGTCCTCCGATTCACCGCGGCCGCGTTGCTCTTCAAGTTCACCTGGACGTTCATCCTTCCGTATCTCATGTCCACCCTCTCCGGGCTGGATCGGTCCGGTCAGCTGGTCAACCTGGCGAACCTCGCCATCGGCGGCGGATTCGCACTCGGCCCGCTGATGGGTGGGCGCCTCGTCGAAAGCGCTGGAGGTTGCGGGACGCTCGTCGCGGTGAGCGTCGCAGGGCTTCTCCTGTCCCTGGTACTGATCCTCGTCGCACAACCCCGCCGCACCGCTGTCCCGAGCTCTCCTGTCGCGGTATCTCACCTGGCCGAGTAG
- a CDS encoding NmrA/HSCARG family protein, translating to MPMSEPYAVVGATGGQGGAVVDALLERGREVRALVRRSSSRTEALRLRGVDIAVADITDRAAVASAVDGCAGVFAMTTPFEDGPEAEIAQGAALVDAFVESGVPHVVFSSVADADKSTGVPHFDTKAATEALLRESSVSYTIVGPTYFYDNLLGGLDGIRRGRLDLPLPVDTPLQQLSRRDLGRFVALVFDDPDRFAGTRIDLASDDPTPRRMAEVLGEVLGTQVHAHSSDADAIASPDMRAMFRFLTDTGYDANIGELRRLYPEVGWQSFADWAAELA from the coding sequence GTGCCCATGAGTGAGCCGTATGCAGTCGTCGGAGCGACGGGTGGTCAGGGAGGCGCGGTCGTCGACGCGTTGCTCGAACGAGGACGTGAGGTCCGAGCACTCGTCCGCCGAAGCTCTTCTCGTACAGAGGCGTTGCGCCTGCGAGGCGTCGACATCGCCGTCGCCGACATCACCGACCGGGCGGCGGTCGCGTCTGCAGTCGACGGGTGTGCGGGCGTGTTCGCCATGACAACGCCCTTCGAAGACGGCCCGGAGGCGGAGATCGCTCAGGGTGCCGCCCTCGTCGACGCGTTCGTTGAATCCGGTGTTCCCCACGTGGTGTTCTCTTCGGTGGCCGACGCGGACAAGAGCACCGGGGTCCCGCATTTCGACACGAAGGCCGCGACCGAGGCGTTGCTGCGAGAATCGTCGGTCTCGTACACGATCGTCGGTCCGACGTACTTCTACGACAACCTGCTCGGCGGCCTCGACGGCATCCGCCGAGGCCGACTCGATCTGCCTCTGCCCGTCGATACCCCGTTGCAGCAGTTGTCGCGCCGAGACCTCGGTCGGTTCGTTGCCCTCGTGTTCGACGATCCGGACCGATTCGCCGGGACGAGAATCGACCTGGCATCGGATGATCCGACGCCGCGTCGAATGGCCGAGGTGCTCGGTGAGGTGCTGGGCACACAGGTTCATGCCCATTCGTCCGACGCGGACGCCATCGCATCGCCGGACATGCGCGCGATGTTCCGCTTCCTCACCGACACGGGTTACGACGCGAACATCGGAGAACTGCGCCGGCTCTACCCCGAGGTGGGCTGGCAGAGCTTCGCCGATTGGGCGGCCGAGTTGGCGTGA
- a CDS encoding tryptophan 2,3-dioxygenase family protein, with the protein MQANTRAIEKDIVTDFSERMSYGSYLDLDTLLSAQKPVSRPEHHDELLFIIQHQTTELWLKLVLHETLAARAAFDADDIGRALKCVARVKHIQKTLTEQWSVLATLTPTEYSEFRQFLGNSSGFQSYQYRAVEFVLGNKNTGMLKVFEADPAAHELLDRLLGEPSLYDAFWQCLARLGYDVPESALNRDVTAAYSMNDDLMPLIKFVYENSEEHWAVYEAFEEFVDLEENFQLWRFRHMRTVLRTIGMKPGTGGSSGVGFLQKALELTFFPELLAIRTEIGR; encoded by the coding sequence GTGCAGGCCAACACCAGAGCCATCGAGAAAGACATCGTCACCGATTTCAGCGAGCGGATGAGCTACGGCTCGTACCTCGACCTCGACACGCTGCTGAGCGCGCAGAAACCGGTGAGCCGTCCGGAGCACCACGACGAACTGCTGTTCATCATCCAGCACCAGACCACCGAACTCTGGCTGAAGCTCGTGCTGCACGAAACCCTCGCGGCCCGAGCGGCTTTCGACGCCGACGACATCGGCAGGGCGCTCAAGTGTGTGGCGCGGGTCAAGCACATCCAGAAGACGCTGACCGAGCAGTGGTCGGTGCTGGCCACACTGACCCCCACCGAGTACTCCGAGTTCCGGCAGTTCCTCGGCAACTCGTCCGGGTTCCAGTCCTATCAGTACCGCGCGGTGGAGTTCGTGCTCGGCAACAAGAACACCGGGATGCTGAAGGTGTTCGAGGCCGATCCTGCCGCCCACGAACTGCTCGACCGGCTCCTCGGCGAGCCGAGTCTGTACGACGCGTTCTGGCAGTGCCTGGCGCGGCTCGGATACGACGTGCCGGAATCCGCGCTGAACCGCGACGTGACCGCGGCCTACAGCATGAACGACGACCTGATGCCGCTGATCAAGTTCGTGTACGAGAACTCCGAGGAACACTGGGCCGTCTACGAGGCGTTCGAGGAGTTCGTCGACCTCGAGGAGAACTTCCAGTTGTGGCGTTTCCGCCACATGCGCACTGTGCTCCGGACCATCGGCATGAAGCCGGGGACGGGCGGATCCAGTGGCGTGGGATTCCTGCAGAAGGCCCTCGAACTGACGTTCTTTCCCGAACTTCTCGCCATCCGCACCGAGATCGGACGATGA
- a CDS encoding kynureninase — protein MMPASTDVLATRAEQLDAADPLRAYRALFIGADDPAVVAYLDGNSLGRPTKASAERIHDFVTRSWGGRLIRGWDEEWYDLPITIGDTLARVALGAAPGQTTIGDSTTVLLYKLARGGLALRPDRTEIVVDRDNFPTDRYVLEAIAGELGLTLRWIESDTRGGVTVDELTSVVSDRTALVVLSHVAYRSGYLVDAAAAARVVHEAGALLLLDLCHSVGSVPLELDAWGVDLAVGCTYKYLNGGPGSPAFAYVRADHQQDFVQPIWGWMGRDNPFAMEQGYRPAPGIRRVISGTPSVLGMIALQDTLALLDEVGTDAVRAKSIALTEYALDLVRELLVPLGVEIGSPGNAAERGGHVIVDHPRFEAVVERLWTKGVIPDFRAPQGLRLGLSPLSTSFGEVCAGILAIRDELAD, from the coding sequence ATGATGCCCGCTTCCACCGACGTACTTGCAACCCGGGCCGAACAACTCGACGCGGCCGACCCGCTCCGCGCGTATCGCGCACTGTTCATCGGTGCCGACGATCCCGCGGTCGTGGCGTACCTCGACGGGAACTCGCTCGGGCGGCCCACCAAGGCGAGCGCCGAGCGGATCCACGACTTCGTCACTCGGTCATGGGGTGGCCGGCTCATCCGCGGGTGGGACGAGGAGTGGTACGACCTGCCGATCACGATCGGCGACACACTCGCGCGGGTGGCGCTCGGCGCGGCCCCCGGTCAGACCACCATCGGCGACTCGACGACGGTCCTGCTGTACAAACTCGCGCGGGGCGGGCTCGCGTTGCGGCCGGACCGCACCGAGATCGTCGTCGACCGCGACAACTTTCCGACGGACCGCTACGTGCTCGAGGCCATCGCCGGAGAACTCGGGCTCACCCTCCGGTGGATCGAGTCGGACACCCGGGGCGGCGTCACCGTCGACGAACTGACGTCCGTGGTCTCCGACCGCACCGCACTCGTCGTTCTCAGTCACGTCGCGTACCGCTCGGGATACCTGGTGGACGCCGCCGCGGCCGCCCGAGTGGTGCACGAGGCGGGCGCGCTCCTGCTGCTCGACCTCTGCCATTCCGTCGGCTCGGTTCCCCTGGAACTCGACGCGTGGGGTGTCGACCTGGCGGTCGGGTGCACGTACAAGTACTTGAACGGCGGACCCGGCTCACCGGCGTTCGCGTACGTCCGGGCCGACCATCAGCAGGACTTCGTGCAGCCGATCTGGGGCTGGATGGGCCGCGACAATCCGTTCGCGATGGAGCAGGGCTACCGTCCGGCGCCCGGCATCCGGCGCGTGATCAGCGGAACGCCGTCCGTGCTCGGCATGATTGCGCTGCAGGACACCCTCGCCCTTCTCGACGAGGTCGGGACGGACGCCGTGCGGGCCAAGTCGATCGCGCTCACCGAATACGCACTCGACCTCGTCCGCGAGTTGCTGGTCCCACTGGGAGTGGAGATCGGCTCGCCCGGCAATGCTGCGGAACGCGGCGGTCACGTCATCGTCGACCACCCGCGGTTCGAGGCCGTCGTCGAGCGACTGTGGACGAAGGGCGTCATCCCCGATTTCCGGGCCCCGCAGGGTCTGCGCCTCGGACTGAGCCCGCTGAGCACGAGTTTCGGCGAGGTGTGCGCCGGGATACTCGCGATCCGTGATGAACTCGCCGACTGA
- a CDS encoding PaaX family transcriptional regulator C-terminal domain-containing protein yields the protein MNSPTEPASAILDDFDSRPGSATSLIRTVLGAYVRDLGGWVAIADFVELMQVVGIPPESTRIAVTRLKKKGVLRPLTRDGRSGYEVTEQAEAMFTRGDPRIFGFRQMADTDPWRLISFTIPESQRAARHQLRRRLGWIGCGTVSPGLWIAPEHLAGEVGDIVDALGLSGYVTTFVSTSVFVPDSTADAAARWWDLGGIAARHRDFLDHHRVALAAAEEVSPRDAFVRFVPLLDEWRIIPYVDPGLPAGMLPANWPGADSVRLFASARDRYLAESRDWVRNLQSRLPA from the coding sequence ATGAACTCGCCGACTGAGCCGGCGAGCGCGATCCTCGACGACTTCGATTCGCGTCCCGGCAGCGCGACGTCGCTGATCCGCACCGTCCTCGGCGCGTACGTGCGCGACCTCGGCGGATGGGTGGCCATCGCCGATTTCGTGGAACTGATGCAGGTCGTCGGCATCCCGCCCGAATCGACGCGCATCGCGGTGACCCGCCTCAAGAAGAAGGGCGTGCTGCGGCCGCTGACCCGCGACGGGCGGAGCGGGTACGAGGTGACCGAGCAGGCCGAGGCGATGTTCACCCGCGGCGATCCGCGGATCTTCGGCTTCCGTCAGATGGCGGACACCGACCCCTGGCGGCTGATCTCGTTCACCATCCCCGAATCCCAGCGGGCCGCACGGCACCAGTTGCGTAGGCGGCTCGGCTGGATCGGGTGCGGCACCGTGTCGCCGGGCCTGTGGATCGCACCCGAACATCTCGCCGGTGAGGTCGGGGACATCGTCGACGCGCTGGGCCTGTCCGGATACGTGACCACGTTCGTGTCCACGTCGGTGTTCGTGCCCGATTCGACGGCGGACGCGGCGGCCCGGTGGTGGGACCTGGGCGGCATCGCCGCGCGACACCGCGACTTCCTCGACCACCACCGCGTCGCTCTCGCCGCCGCGGAGGAGGTGTCGCCGCGCGACGCATTCGTCCGCTTCGTGCCGCTACTCGACGAATGGCGCATCATCCCGTACGTCGACCCGGGCCTGCCCGCCGGTATGCTGCCCGCGAATTGGCCTGGCGCCGACAGTGTTCGCCTGTTCGCGTCGGCGCGGGACCGCTACCTCGCCGAGAGCCGCGACTGGGTGCGAAACCTGCAGTCGCGGCTCCCGGCCTGA